In a single window of the Streptomyces sp. CGMCC 4.7035 genome:
- a CDS encoding SixA phosphatase family protein → MSAGAGPLRRLVVLRHAKSAWPAGVADHVRPLAPRGRRDAPAAGRALAEADCLPDLALCSTAVRARQTWELASAQWGTPPPVRFEPGLYAADVPDLLEAVHGVPAQVRTLLVIGHNPGLEELVLELAGDALDDALDRVRVKFPTSAIAVLAWHGSTWDSLAPGTALLTDVMVPRGKK, encoded by the coding sequence ATGAGCGCCGGAGCCGGACCGCTGCGCAGACTCGTCGTGCTGCGGCACGCCAAGTCAGCCTGGCCCGCCGGTGTCGCCGACCACGTACGACCGCTCGCGCCGCGTGGCCGCCGGGACGCCCCGGCCGCCGGGCGCGCCCTCGCGGAGGCCGACTGCCTGCCCGACCTCGCGCTGTGCTCCACCGCCGTCCGCGCCCGCCAGACCTGGGAACTGGCCTCGGCCCAGTGGGGCACCCCGCCGCCGGTACGGTTCGAGCCGGGGCTGTACGCCGCAGACGTACCCGATCTGCTGGAAGCCGTGCACGGAGTGCCCGCCCAGGTACGGACGTTGCTCGTGATCGGGCACAACCCGGGGCTTGAGGAACTGGTGCTGGAACTCGCCGGGGACGCGCTCGACGACGCCCTGGACCGGGTTCGCGTCAAGTTCCCCACCTCGGCGATCGCCGTGCTCGCCTGGCACGGCAGCACCTGGGACTCCCTCGCCCCCGGCACGGCACTCCTGACGGATGTGATGGTGCCGAGGGGCAAGAAGTGA